From Actinopolymorpha cephalotaxi, one genomic window encodes:
- the aceE gene encoding pyruvate dehydrogenase (acetyl-transferring), homodimeric type: protein MASGAERRPIITDGLPTQLPDIDPDETREWIDSLDAVLDERGQERARYLMLRLLERARERQVGVPALRSTDYINSIPPDREPWFPGDEHVERRIRAYIRWNAAIMVSRANRKGLEVGGHIATYQSAASLYEVGFNHFFRGKDHPGGGDQIFIQGHASPGIYARAFLEGRLSEDQLNAFRQEVSQGPGNGLSSYPHPRLMPNFWEFPTVSMGLTAVNAIYQARFNRYLRNRGVKDTSKQHVWAFLGDGEMSEPESLGAIGVASREELDNLTFVINCNLQQLDGPVRGNGKVIQELESYFRGAGWNVIKVIWGRDWDPLLAQDVDGVLVNKMNTTPDGQFQTFSVETGEYIREHFFGGDRRLGKMVEGLSDDELRKLSRGGHDYRKVYAAFKAATEHVGQPTVILAHTIKGWTIESLEGRNATHQMKKLTKDDVKKFRDRLYLPISDKEIDENDLPPYYHPGKDSDEIAYMLERRRQLGGPAPERRVNPTPLKLPGDAVYSELRKGSGKQRVATTMAFVRLLKDLMRDKGIGARFVPIAPDEFRTFGMDSMFPTAKIYDPHGQTYEGVDRKLLLSYKQSEKGQLLHEGISEAGAMGSVTAAGTAYATHGEPMIPVYIFYSMFGFQRTGDFMWALGDQLARGFLIGATAGRTTLTGEGLQHADGHSHLLASTNPACVAYDPAFAFELSYIVKDALRRMYGSSEEHPNGEDVFYYLTVYNEPSVQPAEPDDADVEGILRGVHRYAEHTGEVDDRTPRAQILASGVGMPWALDAQRMLSQDWGVAADVWSVTSWNELRRDAVEAEKWNLRNPDGEPRVPYVSQKLAGAAGPFVAVSDWMRAVPDQISRWVPGDYTSLGTDGYGFADTRPAARRFFNVDAASVVVGVLAALARRGEVKASTVREAADRYAITDPTAVADVAQEGGDA from the coding sequence GTGGCTTCCGGAGCAGAGCGTAGGCCCATCATCACAGATGGACTTCCCACCCAGCTCCCCGACATCGATCCGGACGAGACCCGTGAATGGATCGACTCGCTCGACGCGGTGCTCGACGAGCGCGGCCAGGAGCGTGCGCGCTACCTGATGCTGCGCCTGCTGGAACGCGCGCGCGAGCGGCAGGTGGGCGTCCCCGCGTTGCGGAGCACCGACTACATCAACAGCATCCCGCCCGACCGTGAGCCGTGGTTCCCCGGCGACGAGCACGTGGAACGCCGCATCCGGGCCTACATCCGCTGGAACGCCGCGATCATGGTGTCGCGCGCCAACCGCAAGGGCCTGGAGGTCGGCGGCCACATCGCCACCTACCAGTCCGCGGCCAGCCTGTACGAGGTGGGCTTCAACCACTTCTTCCGCGGCAAGGACCACCCCGGTGGCGGCGACCAGATCTTCATCCAGGGGCACGCGTCCCCGGGCATCTACGCCCGCGCGTTCCTCGAGGGCAGGCTGAGCGAGGACCAGCTGAACGCCTTCCGCCAGGAGGTGTCGCAGGGCCCCGGCAACGGCCTGTCCAGCTACCCGCACCCGCGGCTGATGCCGAACTTCTGGGAGTTCCCCACCGTCTCGATGGGGCTCACCGCGGTCAACGCGATCTACCAGGCGAGGTTCAACCGCTACCTCCGCAACCGCGGCGTCAAGGACACCAGCAAGCAGCACGTGTGGGCGTTCCTCGGTGACGGCGAGATGAGCGAGCCGGAGTCCCTCGGCGCCATCGGTGTGGCGTCCCGGGAGGAGCTGGACAACCTCACGTTCGTCATCAACTGCAACCTCCAGCAGCTCGACGGTCCGGTACGCGGCAACGGCAAGGTGATCCAGGAGCTGGAGTCCTACTTCCGGGGCGCCGGCTGGAACGTCATCAAGGTCATCTGGGGCCGCGACTGGGACCCGCTGCTGGCCCAGGACGTCGACGGCGTGCTGGTCAACAAGATGAACACCACCCCGGACGGCCAGTTCCAGACTTTCTCGGTGGAGACCGGGGAGTACATCCGCGAGCACTTCTTCGGCGGCGACCGGCGGCTCGGCAAGATGGTCGAGGGGCTGTCCGACGACGAGCTGCGCAAGCTGTCGCGGGGCGGCCACGACTACCGCAAGGTCTACGCCGCGTTCAAGGCGGCGACCGAGCACGTCGGCCAGCCGACGGTCATCCTGGCGCACACCATCAAGGGCTGGACGATCGAGTCGCTGGAGGGCCGCAACGCGACCCACCAGATGAAGAAGCTCACCAAGGACGACGTCAAGAAGTTCCGGGACCGGCTGTATCTCCCGATCTCGGACAAGGAGATCGACGAGAACGACCTGCCGCCCTACTACCACCCGGGCAAGGACTCCGACGAGATCGCCTACATGCTCGAACGCCGCCGCCAGCTCGGCGGGCCGGCACCCGAGCGCCGGGTCAACCCCACGCCGCTGAAGCTGCCCGGCGACGCCGTGTACAGCGAGCTGCGCAAGGGATCGGGCAAGCAGCGGGTGGCCACCACGATGGCGTTCGTACGGCTGCTCAAGGACCTCATGCGCGACAAGGGCATCGGCGCGCGGTTCGTGCCGATCGCACCGGACGAGTTCCGCACGTTCGGCATGGACTCGATGTTCCCGACGGCGAAGATCTACGACCCGCACGGGCAGACGTACGAAGGTGTCGACCGCAAGCTGCTGTTGTCGTACAAGCAGTCGGAGAAGGGCCAGCTGCTGCACGAGGGCATCAGCGAGGCCGGGGCGATGGGCTCGGTGACGGCGGCGGGCACGGCGTACGCCACCCACGGCGAGCCGATGATCCCGGTCTACATCTTCTACTCGATGTTCGGGTTCCAGCGCACCGGCGACTTCATGTGGGCGCTCGGTGACCAGCTCGCCCGCGGCTTCCTGATCGGCGCCACCGCCGGGCGCACCACGCTCACCGGCGAGGGACTGCAGCACGCCGACGGGCACTCGCACCTGCTGGCCTCGACCAACCCGGCCTGTGTGGCCTACGACCCGGCGTTCGCGTTCGAGCTGTCCTACATCGTCAAGGACGCCCTGCGCCGGATGTACGGCTCCAGCGAGGAGCACCCGAACGGCGAGGACGTCTTCTACTACCTCACCGTCTACAACGAGCCGTCGGTGCAGCCGGCCGAGCCGGACGACGCCGACGTCGAGGGCATCCTGCGGGGCGTCCACCGCTACGCCGAGCACACCGGCGAGGTCGACGACCGCACGCCGCGCGCGCAGATCCTCGCCTCCGGCGTGGGCATGCCGTGGGCGCTGGACGCGCAGCGGATGCTGTCCCAGGACTGGGGCGTTGCCGCCGACGTGTGGTCGGTGACCTCGTGGAACGAGCTGCGCCGGGACGCGGTGGAGGCGGAGAAGTGGAACCTCCGCAACCCCGACGGCGAGCCGCGGGTGCCGTACGTCTCGCAGAAGCTGGCCGGTGCGGCCGGCCCGTTCGTGGCGGTCAGCGACTGGATGCGGGCGGTGCCCGACCAGATCTCGCGCTGGGTGCCCGGCGACTACACCTCGCTCGGCACCGACGGGTACGGCTTCGCCGACACCCGGCCGGCGGCGCGGAGGTTCTTCAACGTCGACGCCGCCTCGG
- a CDS encoding YjbQ family protein — MRSEIVEVRTGSDEVVYDLTDECERFLATAFEGAERGDGGGDGGDGILHVFVPHATAGVAVIETGSGSDDDLLAVLGAVLPPDFGWRHRHGSPGHGRDHVVPAFVPPYATLPVVAGRLALGTWQRVCLVDTNRDNPRRKVRLSLLRG, encoded by the coding sequence ATGCGCAGCGAGATCGTGGAGGTCCGCACCGGCTCCGACGAGGTGGTGTACGACCTCACCGACGAGTGCGAGCGGTTCCTCGCGACGGCCTTCGAGGGGGCCGAGCGCGGAGACGGGGGCGGGGACGGTGGGGACGGGATCCTGCACGTGTTCGTCCCGCACGCGACCGCCGGCGTGGCCGTGATCGAGACCGGCTCCGGAAGCGACGACGACCTGCTCGCGGTGCTCGGCGCCGTGCTGCCCCCGGACTTCGGCTGGCGGCACCGGCACGGTTCACCCGGGCACGGCCGCGACCACGTGGTGCCCGCGTTCGTTCCGCCGTATGCAACGCTTCCTGTCGTGGCCGGTCGGTTGGCGCTCGGCACCTGGCAGCGCGTGTGCCTGGTCGACACCAACCGCGACAATCCGCGGCGAAAGGTCCGGTTGTCACTGCTCCGGGGCTGA
- a CDS encoding DUF3052 domain-containing protein codes for MSATAGEAEGQSGPAERLGLQPGMVVQELGWDEDCDEDLRRAIEEHTGNDLVDEDYDEVVDAVILWWREDDGDLVDALVDTKPDLTDGGVIWLLTPKVGRDGYVEASDIAESAPTAGLSTTTSKSVAADWLGTRLATPKTRQR; via the coding sequence GTGAGCGCGACCGCAGGCGAGGCCGAAGGCCAGTCTGGGCCAGCAGAGCGGCTGGGCCTACAGCCCGGCATGGTGGTGCAGGAGCTCGGTTGGGACGAAGACTGTGACGAAGACCTGCGCCGGGCGATCGAGGAGCACACCGGGAACGACCTCGTGGACGAGGACTACGACGAGGTGGTCGACGCGGTCATCTTGTGGTGGCGGGAGGACGACGGCGATCTGGTGGACGCTCTGGTCGACACCAAGCCCGACCTCACCGACGGCGGCGTCATCTGGTTGTTGACACCGAAGGTCGGACGGGACGGCTACGTCGAGGCCAGTGACATCGCCGAGTCGGCGCCCACCGCGGGCCTGTCCACGACGACCAGCAAGTCCGTGGCGGCGGACTGGCTCGGCACCCGGCTGGCCACACCCAAGACCCGGCAGCGCTGA
- a CDS encoding peroxiredoxin: MDAATTQDPRLPGVGTRAPDFTLNDQHGTQVRLLHPTATEGTGVTGGAGDAGAPGHAVVVFYPFAFTGVCTGELQALQKAQPRFASLDARVLAVSCDSMFSLRVFAERESLTFPLLSDFWPHGAVARDYGVFDADRGCALRGTFVIDRTGTIRWQVVNAIPDARAVDDYLTALERL, from the coding sequence GTGGACGCGGCCACGACGCAGGATCCGCGGCTGCCGGGGGTCGGCACGCGGGCGCCGGACTTCACGCTGAACGACCAGCACGGTACGCAGGTACGCCTCCTCCACCCGACCGCCACCGAGGGCACCGGGGTCACCGGGGGCGCTGGTGATGCCGGGGCGCCCGGGCACGCCGTCGTGGTCTTCTACCCGTTCGCCTTCACCGGGGTGTGCACCGGTGAGCTGCAGGCGCTCCAGAAGGCCCAGCCGCGGTTCGCGTCCCTGGACGCCCGGGTGCTCGCCGTCTCCTGCGACTCGATGTTCTCGCTCCGGGTGTTCGCCGAACGCGAGTCGCTGACGTTCCCGCTGCTGTCGGACTTCTGGCCGCACGGCGCGGTGGCCCGCGACTACGGCGTCTTCGACGCCGACCGCGGCTGCGCGCTGCGCGGCACCTTCGTGATCGACCGGACCGGGACGATCCGCTGGCAGGTCGTCAACGCCATCCCGGACGCCCGCGCGGTCGACGACTACCTCACCGCCCTGGAGCGGCTGTAG
- a CDS encoding VOC family protein: protein MSAPNLFLIYVTDVERSTRFYSDLFGIEPILTTPRYVPFEVAPGVLFALWSGRADTVTPSAPRSSEVGLMIPAARVEDTYTTWSAQGVTVVEKPHDEVFGRTFVIADPDGNLVRVSPLD from the coding sequence ATGAGCGCACCGAACCTGTTCCTGATCTACGTCACCGACGTCGAGCGATCGACCCGGTTCTACTCCGACCTGTTCGGGATCGAGCCGATCCTCACCACCCCGCGTTACGTGCCGTTCGAGGTCGCGCCCGGAGTGCTGTTCGCGCTGTGGAGTGGGCGCGCCGACACCGTGACGCCCTCCGCGCCGCGCTCGTCCGAGGTCGGCCTGATGATTCCGGCCGCCAGGGTGGAGGACACCTACACCACCTGGTCCGCCCAGGGGGTCACCGTTGTCGAGAAGCCGCACGACGAGGTGTTCGGTCGCACGTTCGTCATCGCCGACCCGGACGGCAACCTCGTCCGGGTCTCCCCACTCGACTGA
- a CDS encoding helix-turn-helix transcriptional regulator — MSPFDRPAGSACRMGGGMDRPQRLLAILVALRASRQLTADELAGQFGVSRRTILRDVDALAAADVPVVAERGRYGGITLLPGEDLDVGRLTPTETEVLQVIGVDVTRARQLGVDAAARSAALKLTAHRTRRTNQGRGELPLALTEVVAIDHAAWFAPPQPAGLAALIEDLRRGRRLRISYRSSGERAARDRVVDPYGVAARGGSWYLVADVSRRPRMFALARLASWTVLEEDRRLRPGAGLADVTRHLAAALEDRHEVIVTAVLDADREDIARRILGSRLRSVEATDDPESVRITVGYDQLDGVRQLLQFSDHIEVVHPPQARRLIANLGEVIARRHRNQNENQNDSG, encoded by the coding sequence ATGTCGCCATTCGACCGGCCTGCCGGATCGGCGTGCCGGATGGGCGGTGGGATGGATCGGCCGCAGCGGTTGCTCGCGATCCTCGTCGCCCTGCGGGCGAGCAGGCAGCTGACCGCCGACGAGCTCGCCGGCCAGTTCGGCGTCTCCAGGCGGACGATCCTGCGCGACGTGGACGCGCTGGCCGCGGCGGACGTGCCGGTCGTGGCCGAGCGAGGTCGCTACGGCGGCATCACCCTGCTTCCGGGCGAGGACCTCGACGTCGGCCGGCTGACCCCGACCGAGACCGAAGTGCTGCAGGTGATCGGCGTGGACGTCACCCGGGCCCGGCAGCTCGGCGTCGACGCGGCGGCCCGCAGCGCCGCCCTGAAGCTCACGGCCCACAGGACCCGGCGTACGAACCAGGGCCGGGGCGAGCTTCCGCTGGCGCTGACCGAGGTCGTCGCGATCGACCACGCCGCCTGGTTCGCGCCGCCTCAGCCCGCCGGCCTCGCGGCGCTGATCGAGGACCTGCGGCGCGGCCGCCGGTTGCGGATCTCCTACCGGTCCAGTGGCGAGCGCGCCGCACGGGACCGCGTCGTCGACCCGTACGGCGTGGCCGCGCGCGGCGGAAGCTGGTACCTCGTCGCCGACGTCAGTCGACGGCCGCGGATGTTCGCCCTCGCCCGGCTGGCCTCCTGGACCGTGCTCGAGGAGGACCGCCGCCTCCGCCCCGGCGCCGGCCTCGCCGACGTCACCCGCCACCTCGCCGCCGCACTCGAGGACCGGCACGAGGTGATCGTCACCGCTGTGCTGGACGCCGACCGCGAGGACATCGCCCGCCGGATCCTCGGCAGCAGACTGCGGTCCGTCGAGGCGACGGACGACCCGGAAAGCGTCCGGATCACCGTCGGGTACGACCAGCTCGACGGAGTACGCCAGCTGCTGCAGTTCAGCGACCACATCGAGGTCGTGCACCCGCCGCAGGCCCGCCGGCTGATCGCGAACCTGGGCGAGGTGATCGCCCGGCGGCACCGGAACCAGAACGAGAACCAGAACGACAGCGGCTGA
- a CDS encoding Gfo/Idh/MocA family protein yields the protein MTTSDTRTEGGQEPLRVGVLGTGMIATTAVGVLPNMRWITEKVTVAAVADVVVERAEAVAKEFGVPAAYSSLEAMLEHADLDAVVNLTPIGFHGATSLAILRAGKHLATEKPLANTMDEADEMIELAAAGNLTVVCAPPDALFPTYQEARRLLDLDAIGKVAFARVRSSHAGPGGGPHGWPTDPSWFYQQGSGPLLDMGVYGIHEITALLGPAKRVVAFSGITEPTRTVRGAGPFGGTVVDVTTDDNTLFMLDFGGATFAVVDGTFNVQAARSPKIEIFGRRGTLNIEDGRGGDSPLEVYRVDALPGMDGWVRPAGWGHLRASQARHDLLHRAVVVEHLADCVRTGERPTLSAEHGRHALEIMLKVAESARAGRALELTTTF from the coding sequence ATGACGACGTCGGACACCAGAACCGAAGGCGGTCAGGAGCCCCTGCGGGTGGGCGTCCTGGGCACGGGGATGATCGCGACCACCGCGGTGGGCGTACTCCCGAACATGCGGTGGATCACCGAGAAGGTGACCGTCGCGGCGGTCGCCGACGTGGTGGTCGAGCGGGCCGAGGCGGTGGCCAAGGAGTTCGGCGTCCCCGCCGCCTACTCCAGCCTGGAGGCGATGCTGGAGCACGCGGACCTGGACGCGGTGGTCAACCTGACGCCGATCGGGTTCCACGGCGCGACGTCGCTGGCGATTCTGCGCGCCGGCAAACACCTGGCCACCGAGAAGCCGCTGGCCAACACCATGGACGAGGCGGACGAGATGATCGAGCTCGCCGCCGCCGGCAACCTGACCGTGGTGTGCGCGCCCCCGGACGCGTTGTTCCCCACCTACCAGGAGGCGCGCCGGCTGCTCGACCTGGACGCGATCGGGAAGGTGGCGTTCGCCCGGGTGCGCAGCTCCCACGCCGGCCCGGGCGGCGGCCCGCACGGCTGGCCCACCGACCCGAGCTGGTTCTACCAACAGGGTTCGGGTCCGTTGCTGGACATGGGCGTGTACGGCATCCACGAGATCACCGCGCTGCTCGGCCCGGCGAAGCGGGTGGTGGCGTTCTCCGGCATCACAGAGCCCACCCGGACGGTGCGTGGCGCCGGCCCGTTCGGGGGGACGGTCGTGGACGTCACCACCGACGACAACACGTTGTTCATGCTGGACTTCGGCGGCGCGACGTTCGCGGTCGTCGACGGCACCTTCAACGTCCAGGCGGCGAGGAGCCCCAAGATCGAGATCTTCGGCCGCCGGGGAACGCTGAACATCGAGGACGGCCGCGGCGGCGACTCGCCGCTGGAGGTCTACCGCGTGGACGCGCTGCCCGGCATGGACGGCTGGGTGCGGCCGGCCGGCTGGGGACACCTACGGGCGAGCCAGGCGCGGCACGACCTGCTGCACCGCGCGGTGGTCGTCGAGCACCTCGCGGACTGCGTACGGACAGGGGAGCGGCCCACGCTCAGCGCCGAACACGGCCGGCACGCGCTGGAGATCATGCTGAAGGTCGCCGAGTCCGCCCGGGCCGGCCGCGCGCTGGAGCTGACGACGACCTTCTGA
- a CDS encoding mannitol dehydrogenase family protein translates to MRGLTRAQAGAGGPAPVRVVHLGLGAFFRAHQAWYTHVANTADGTEPAGIAAFTGRRPDAARPLADQDGLYHLLVRDRDGDRTELVTSLSGAYDGADAKLRDGALADPAVGTVTLTITEAGYLRAADGAPDLADPRLAGDVERLRAGDSAVSTAPGRLLSGLAARRAADAGPLAVVPCDNLVDNGATIARVLTGVADAVDADLAAWVRANVSFVSTTIDRITPATTPEDREVVASLSGFSDQAPVVTEPFTEWVLAGDFPAGRPAWEHAGARFVDDVRPFEQRKLWLLNGAHSLLAYAGPTRGHETVAEAIGDPVCRGWVDAWWDAAARHLALDAADIAKYRADLLERFANPRIRHALAQIAMDGSQKLPIRVLPVLTRERADGVLPEGGVVALAGWLAHLRDGTRVRDPRAEELAGLAGGPVDDVVPRVLAVLDPALADDAELVAGVRRTLTELTG, encoded by the coding sequence ATGAGGGGGCTGACGAGGGCGCAGGCCGGTGCCGGCGGCCCGGCTCCGGTCCGGGTCGTGCACCTCGGCCTCGGCGCGTTCTTCCGCGCGCACCAGGCGTGGTACACCCACGTGGCCAACACCGCCGACGGGACCGAGCCGGCCGGCATCGCGGCGTTCACCGGCCGGCGGCCCGACGCCGCCCGGCCGCTCGCGGACCAGGACGGGCTCTACCACCTGCTGGTCCGCGACCGCGACGGCGACCGGACCGAGCTGGTCACCAGCCTGTCCGGGGCGTACGACGGCGCCGACGCGAAGCTGCGGGACGGTGCGCTCGCCGACCCGGCCGTCGGCACGGTCACCCTCACCATCACCGAGGCCGGCTACCTGCGGGCCGCCGACGGCGCGCCCGACCTGGCCGACCCGCGGCTGGCCGGCGACGTGGAGCGGCTGCGCGCCGGTGACTCCGCGGTGTCCACGGCACCGGGCCGGCTGCTGTCCGGCCTGGCCGCGCGCCGGGCGGCCGACGCCGGCCCGCTCGCCGTCGTACCCTGCGACAACCTGGTCGACAACGGCGCCACGATCGCCCGGGTGCTCACCGGGGTCGCGGACGCCGTCGATGCGGACCTCGCCGCGTGGGTACGCGCGAACGTGTCGTTCGTCTCCACCACCATCGACCGGATCACCCCCGCGACGACGCCGGAGGACCGCGAGGTCGTCGCCTCCCTGAGCGGGTTCTCCGATCAGGCGCCGGTGGTGACCGAGCCGTTCACCGAGTGGGTGCTGGCCGGGGACTTCCCGGCCGGTCGGCCCGCCTGGGAGCACGCGGGCGCGCGGTTCGTCGACGACGTACGGCCGTTCGAGCAGCGCAAGCTGTGGTTGCTCAACGGCGCGCACTCCCTGCTGGCGTACGCGGGTCCGACCCGGGGCCACGAGACCGTGGCGGAGGCGATCGGCGACCCGGTGTGCCGGGGCTGGGTGGACGCCTGGTGGGACGCGGCGGCGCGGCACCTGGCGCTGGACGCGGCGGACATCGCGAAGTACCGCGCCGACCTGCTGGAACGGTTCGCCAACCCGCGCATCCGGCACGCGCTGGCGCAGATCGCGATGGACGGCTCGCAGAAGCTGCCGATCCGGGTGCTGCCGGTGCTGACCCGCGAACGCGCGGACGGCGTGCTCCCCGAGGGCGGGGTGGTCGCCCTGGCCGGGTGGCTGGCCCACCTGCGGGACGGGACGCGCGTACGCGACCCGCGCGCCGAGGAACTCGCCGGCCTGGCCGGTGGCCCGGTGGACGACGTCGTGCCCCGGGTGCTCGCCGTCCTCGACCCGGCACTGGCCGACGACGCCGAACTGGTGGCCGGCGTACGCCGGACGCTCACCGAGCTGACCGGCTGA
- the uxaC gene encoding glucuronate isomerase yields MTDIELHPDRLFPTDPSVRSIARRLYDEVAGLPIISPHGHVDPAILAEDQPFGDPANLLVVPDHYVTRLLHAHGVSFDSLGVPPGAPKGDASPREIWRTFCSHWWAFRGTPSRYWLEAELVDVFGVRLRPSAETADEIFDQLSERLAAPEFRPRALYERFGIEVLATTDDPADDLAAHRQLADDATWKGRVVPTFRPDPYLEPARPDWAARVARLGEVTGEDTTGYAGYVAALEQRRAYFKRNGATATDHGHADAGSEPLEPAEATRIYAAALTGAATAEEATAFRRHMFTEMARMASEDGLVMQVHPGVLRDHHTGTFDRYGRDVGGDIPMTTEYTRSLRPLLQRYGTHPNFRMVLFTVDEDVFSREIAPLAGFYPSVFVGAPWWFIDTPDAIRRFRDAVTDSVGFHKTAGFVDDTRAYCSIPVRHDMARRLDCGYLARLVAEHRLPEDEAADTAADLAYRLPASTFRVA; encoded by the coding sequence ATGACCGACATCGAACTCCACCCGGACCGGCTGTTCCCGACCGACCCGAGCGTGCGGTCCATCGCCCGCCGGCTGTACGACGAGGTGGCCGGGCTGCCGATCATCTCCCCGCACGGCCACGTCGACCCGGCGATCCTTGCCGAGGACCAGCCGTTCGGCGACCCGGCCAACCTGCTCGTCGTACCCGACCACTACGTCACCCGGCTGCTGCACGCGCACGGGGTGTCGTTCGACAGCCTCGGCGTCCCGCCCGGCGCGCCGAAGGGCGACGCCTCGCCCCGGGAGATCTGGCGGACGTTCTGCTCGCACTGGTGGGCGTTCCGCGGCACTCCTTCGCGTTACTGGCTGGAGGCGGAGCTGGTGGACGTGTTCGGCGTGCGCCTGCGGCCCTCCGCCGAGACCGCCGACGAGATCTTCGACCAGCTCAGCGAGCGGCTCGCCGCGCCGGAGTTCCGACCGCGGGCGCTGTACGAGCGGTTCGGGATCGAGGTCCTGGCCACCACCGACGACCCGGCCGACGACCTCGCCGCGCACCGGCAGCTCGCCGACGACGCGACGTGGAAGGGCCGGGTGGTCCCGACGTTCCGTCCCGACCCCTACCTCGAGCCCGCCCGGCCGGACTGGGCCGCGAGGGTGGCGAGACTGGGCGAGGTGACCGGTGAGGACACCACCGGGTACGCCGGCTACGTCGCCGCGCTGGAGCAGCGGCGGGCGTACTTCAAACGCAACGGCGCCACCGCGACCGACCACGGCCACGCCGACGCGGGCAGCGAGCCGCTGGAGCCGGCCGAGGCGACCCGCATCTACGCGGCCGCGCTCACCGGCGCCGCCACGGCGGAGGAGGCCACCGCGTTCCGCCGGCACATGTTCACCGAGATGGCCCGGATGGCGTCCGAGGACGGTCTGGTGATGCAGGTGCACCCGGGCGTGCTGCGCGACCACCACACCGGCACCTTCGACCGGTACGGCCGCGACGTGGGCGGCGACATCCCGATGACCACGGAGTACACCCGGTCGCTGCGGCCGCTGCTGCAGCGGTACGGCACCCACCCGAACTTCCGGATGGTGCTGTTCACCGTCGACGAGGACGTGTTCTCCCGCGAGATCGCGCCGCTGGCGGGCTTCTACCCGTCGGTGTTCGTCGGCGCGCCGTGGTGGTTCATCGACACCCCGGACGCCATCCGGAGGTTCCGCGACGCGGTCACCGACTCGGTCGGCTTCCACAAGACGGCCGGCTTCGTCGACGACACCCGCGCCTACTGCTCGATCCCGGTACGCCACGACATGGCCCGCCGGCTCGACTGCGGGTACCTCGCCCGACTGGTCGCCGAGCACCGGTTGCCCGAGGACGAGGCGGCCGACACCGCCGCCGACCTCGCGTACCGGCTGCCCGCCTCGACCTTCCGCGTCGCATGA
- a CDS encoding sugar phosphate isomerase/epimerase family protein produces MKLSFSTLGCPNYTLDQVLSTATGNGYDGVELRFLRGEVGLHELEEFSAEGLPRTRARFEQAGVELACLDTSVRFTSPDKDERARQLESARTYARIAAGLGSKYIRVFGGTVPDEGPELTETTKRIAEGLAEAAAATRAEGVTAVLETHDSFCTSAQVGELLSYAPNDDLGILWDVLHSYRNGEPLEQTWQALGERIRHVHLKDSGAYSPTDFDFRLTGEGTMPIGEFVGLLDREGYTGYLSFEWEKAWHPEIEEPEVAIPQYAEYMRKLVPAAS; encoded by the coding sequence ATGAAACTCAGCTTCAGCACGCTCGGTTGTCCGAACTACACCCTGGACCAGGTTCTCTCCACCGCGACCGGCAACGGCTACGACGGTGTCGAACTCCGCTTCCTGCGCGGCGAGGTCGGCCTGCACGAGCTGGAGGAGTTCTCCGCCGAGGGCCTGCCCCGCACGAGGGCGAGGTTCGAGCAGGCCGGGGTGGAGCTCGCCTGCCTGGACACGAGTGTCCGGTTCACCTCGCCCGACAAGGACGAACGCGCCCGCCAGCTGGAGTCGGCCCGCACCTACGCCCGGATCGCCGCCGGGCTCGGCTCGAAGTACATCCGGGTCTTCGGCGGCACCGTGCCCGACGAGGGCCCGGAGCTTACGGAGACCACCAAACGGATCGCCGAGGGGCTCGCCGAGGCGGCCGCCGCCACCCGCGCGGAGGGCGTCACCGCGGTACTGGAGACCCACGACAGCTTCTGCACCTCCGCCCAGGTCGGCGAGCTCCTGTCGTACGCACCGAACGACGACCTCGGCATCCTGTGGGACGTCCTGCACTCCTACCGCAACGGCGAGCCGCTGGAGCAGACCTGGCAGGCGCTGGGCGAGCGGATCCGGCACGTGCACCTGAAGGACTCCGGGGCCTACTCCCCCACCGACTTCGACTTCCGGCTCACCGGCGAGGGCACCATGCCGATCGGTGAGTTCGTCGGGCTGCTGGACCGGGAGGGCTACACCGGCTACCTGAGCTTCGAGTGGGAGAAGGCCTGGCACCCCGAGATCGAGGAGCCGGAGGTCGCGATCCCGCAGTACGCGGAGTACATGCGCAAGCTCGTCCCGGCCGCGAGCTGA